CCCTGTTTCGTCTCGTGATTTTGTGGTTACTGCCGCACACTGCACACAGGAAAGATCAGGCCGCATTTTCAGCACCCTCCTTGACAAGGTCAGGACACAAAGAGGTTAGGGGAATGCCCAATCGCAAATGATACCGAACGGCATATGATGCCCCTATATTTCTCCGTCCAGAACAGTGGTTGTGCACTACTCCGCGCTTACTCCCATCTAAGCCAGTCAAAATAGCCAACTCTACAAAGGAAAGGCCATGTTCTTGCCTATAAACCTCAAGTGCGTTTCTCATGAAGCGAATGATTTCACGTGAAGACACATTAGTCAAGACCACGCTCTTCACTGAAGACATGCCTCGGGCTAAATGAAGTAGGGAGCAATAAAATGTCAGACAGATACGCGCAGATTTCATCACTCGCATGGGCACAAATCCTCGATCGCCTTAAGGCTCTACGGGATTCAGGAGAAACCTACCAAGCTATCGGTCGGCGAATGGGAGTCCAACGAGGTAGCGTTCAAAACTGGATTGATGGCTTAAGAAGTGGAGAAAGGGTTTCCTTTGCAGACATGCTAAGATACCTTGACTCACTTCAAATCCCTATTGATTCGATCCTAAAAGGTCTGCCCACAGAAGTCCCTCCCCTCAAAAATACACAAATTAAAAATTTACGCCCGAACGCACAAGCCGACCCCGCGTTCATAATGAGTGGAGAAGCCCCGTTAAACAGCATCGGCGCCGTGGTAAACGTGTACGCAACCGCAGGGGCGGGCCTAGCGCTAGACAACCAAACAGACACTCCACTGGCACAAATATCTATACCTGCCAAATATGTCAGACCGTCGTTACTAGTCGTAATCGTCGAAGGAGACTCCATGGAGCCCACAATAAAAAAAGGGGCTTATGTAGGAATTGATCATTCTGCTGAAAAGCTTATTCAAGGCGAAGTCTATGGAGTCAATTTACCATACGAAGGAGTTGTTCTCAAAAGAGTCTACTTTGACCACAGCTCCGATAGTTTAGTTTTAAAATCCGACAACCAAAAACACAGTGATATTCGCCTTCCCATTGAAAATCGTGAAGGATTAATTATTGGCAAAGCCATTTGGGTAATGCAGGACTTATAGCATAAAGAAAATAGAAATGATCACATCTATACGTTTAATAAACTGGAAGAGCTTTGCTGATGCCAAGCTCTATATTGACCCAATAACTACAATCATTGGTGTCAACGCAAGCGGAAAATCCAACATCCTTGATGCGCTAGAATTTCTACGGCGCACCTCAAGTGGCGTAAGTATAGACAGTGCTCTCTCCGGCTCTGGAGACGGAGGCCTCCCTCCTCTACGAGGGAATATTGGGTGGGCAGCTAGAAAAGGTCACAATATATTTGGCATCGAAGCAGAAATTGAAACAGACAATAATAACTTTATATATTCCATCTCAGTATACACGAAGGAAAAAGTTGTTAGAATTCACGAAGAAACACTGTATGACACAACAGCAAAAACAAATGTTTTTAAACTAAAATCAATATCAGGAAAAATAAAGCTTTTCATGCTTGGAGCTGAGCTTGGCGATGCAGATTTTGAAAATGAAAGCGCCCTCTCTACACTTCATAAAACAAAGGGCTTACTCACCCCTAAAGAGTATATCAAATCCATTAATACTATACAGTCTCTGCTTTCTAGCATTTTCCCATTCAAACCAATGCATAACAGCATGCGTTCAATCGCCCCCATATCAGACCAATATAGGTATGACGGATCTAACATTGCTGGATTCATTGCAGGACATAAAAACAAAACGAATATTGAAAGACAGCTCTCGAAATATGCAACGAAATTTCCTGAAGGAGATATAACAAAAGTTTGGACAGAATTTATTGGTATCAATAAAGAAAAAGCAGAATTATACTGCAACGAATCTTTTGGTAATACCACAAACACTGTAGATGCAAATAACATGTCTGATGGAACTCTTAGATTCCTTGCAATACTCGTCGCAATGCTAACTGCTCCAGAACACTCTTTAGTTGCAATAGAAGAAATTGATAACGGACTACATCCTTCAAGATCAGAATTATTAATAAATTCTCTAAAAGAAATTGGCTCCAAACGAAAAGTCGATGTAATCATTATAACTCACAATCCAGCCTTGCTTAACTTTCTCGGACCTGAGGCCATCCCATTCATATCAGTTGTGCACAGAAAGCACAGCGGTGAAAGCACAATTACACTCTTAGAAGATGTCGACCAGCTCCCCAAGCTTATGGCCTCCGGCCCAATAGGAACAATAGTAAGCCAAGGAAAGCTACAAAAAGCCCTTAGAAATCAGGAAGACGCACGATGAGTAAAGTGCTTATTATTGACACATGTATTCTTTGCGTCCTCTTAAAAGTCCCACACATGGAAACATGTGGAAGAAACGATGATAAATGGGACTTTACCCGTGTAAACTCCATAATCGAATCCGAACTAGGCCAGAAAACAACACTTGTACTGCCCATAGCTACATTAATTGAATCTGGAAACCATATAACAAACCACGGAAACTACACTCATGCATCCGAATTGATTGAAATTCTTAAAAAATCAATCAATGAAGAAACTCCATGGGCTGCGTTTAGTGATCAAAGCGCTTTATGGTCCGAGGAAGAACTTGATAAACTTGCTGCGGAATGGCCAGACAAATGCAAAAGCATTGGCCTCGGAGATATGACCATCACTGCCGTCGCAAATCACTACGCCAAGAGTGGTTACACCGTTGAATTACTAACTGCAGACTCAGGGCTTAAGGCTTACGAACCTCTCCCCCCCACATCCATCCCAAGACGAAATCGCAAATAAGACTCCTTTCGACACGCATAGGAGGATTTTTTATTGACCTTATTGCTTTCACGTGAAAACATGTTTTCACACAAAAGCGCTTCTAGCTGAAAACGGTTCACGGACCAAAGTAAGACCAATACAAGCAGCTACTGTGTACCCCGCCGGGCGGCAGGGAGGCACCGAACGGAGACTAGTAGGAACGCCGCGAACGAGGCCCATTAAAGCGGGAGGGATGAAAGCCATAAGGAACCATCGCGGTTTGCAGCGCTGGCCCGTGACAGCAAGGACGCCTCCTCAGTCACAACCAGACGCATGCCAGGACAAGCACCCTACGCCACACAAGCGGGCACGGGACCGCCCTGCAAGCCGCGAACAACCGCAGAAGGTGGGGCGCATGCAACGGCTAATCTCTTTTCATACTCTGCGAAACACTGCTCTCCGCTTTCTCTGCGGCGGCCTGTTCATTGTCCTGCTTCTTGCGCTCTCCGCCTTGGGGCAGATCATGACAGGAACCATGTAACAAACGGAGAAACCACCATGCCCACAGACGACGGCCTTGTTTCCCTGGCCAACCTGAAAGGCGGTGCCGTGATTGAAGCGGCCGACTACGCCCTACAGGAAGTATTTGAAAACATCCTGGACCCGAACACGGAAGCCACGCAAACGCGCGAGGTAACCGTGAAGCTGGTCTTCAAACCCGGCAAGGACCGTAGCACCAGCGCCATACTGGTTAAGGTGGATCGCAAGCTTGCCGCCCAGGCACCTTTCGACGCGACCATTGCTATCGGCAAGGGCTTGGAAGGCAAGGCCATTGGCAGCGAATACGGCGCTATTGATCCTAGCCAGCACATCTTGCCCGAAACCGTCGAAGACCCTGCCAAGGCATTTGCCGGTTCCAAGAACGTTACCCCCTTCAAGGCTGCCGCTGGCGGCGCACACTAACCACCAACCCAAAGGATACGGCACATCATGCCTAGCGTAGACCTGAACGAATCCATTGAAACACTGGTAAGGCTTGGCGGCGACCTGAAACAGGCAGAAGTGGACCGCCGCACGCAGTTTGTTGTCCATGAACACAACGGCCGCCCCTACTACAAGGGCGAGTTCCGCCCCATGCTTGAGCCGGAAGCGGAACCGCTTCACGTGAACACCCTTACCGCCCTGGCCGACTACCTGAACGACAACCCGGACGAACTGGACCTCTCCAAGCTTCTCGTCCACGTAAACAGCGCTACGGACGTGGTTATCCGTTCCGTACCCACCGGACCGCACAAGCAGCGCCCTGTGTTCATGCGTGCCGGTGCCCTGATCCCGGATCATATGTTCGATACCTACGTCAGCCCCGACAAGTTCGTTCCTTACCTGCAAAGCTGTTTTGCAGCAGGCGAAGACCTGGAAACGGTTATTGCCGTATGCGGCAACGTGACTGCCGCGGCAGAAGTGCGCCAGCAGGACGACGGCATGACGCAGACCGTCACCGCCCGCATGGGGGTACAGCGCCGCACTGACATTGAAGTGCCGAATCCGGTAGTGCTCTACCCGTTCTCTTCCTTCGTCGAGATCATGCAGCCCGCCCGCAAGTTCGTGCTCCGCTTCAAGGGTGACACCGACAAGGGCACCCTTTGCGCGCTCATCCCCGCCGACGGTGGCGCATGGCAGATCGCTGCAATCGAATCCATCAGCACCTGGCTCCGTGAAAAACTCCCCGAGGGCGTGCGCGTAATCGCATAGCGCCGCCTTACTCCACACAACGCCGGGGGCGGCCCATAGCCCCCGGCACACCACACAAAGCCATGAAGAAAGAATACACCGTAGAAGTTGCATTGCGGGTCCTGGTGCCCGTGAAGGCCGAAGACGCGCACACTGCGCAGATCATCGCCAAAGATCGCGCAGAAATGGGCGCGGCCTTCGGCGGTAACCTGCACGTCTTGGAAGTGCAGACCGGAAACCTGGAAGAGAAAAGGGAGGCGTAGCCGTGCCAATCAGCGTTCAGCTCGAAATTTCCGACAACAACGAATGCGTCGATGCCCCATACTGGTTGATAATCGACCCCATGCAAATGATGAAACCCGCCCCACGCTCTGTCGCCCAAATGATAACCGGACCGTTTTTCAGTCGCGAATCGGCAGAGAAGCACCTTGCGGCAAGGCACTATGAATTCTCCGACAAGGCTGTTGTCTGGTGTGCGTCTGGCTATTGGTCGCACCAGTACAAGGAAGCATGGCGAACAGGTTGTAAAACTGCGGTAGGCGGCGAGTGATGGTTCAACGATACAAATTCCTTCCAGAAGCGGAAGAAGCGATCCGCGCCTGCTGGTGCGCCATGGCACTAAGCTCTGAGGGCGAATACGTCATGCACTCCGACTACGCCGCCCTCCTATCTCACGCCAAACATCTTGAGACGCGTCTAAACATGGCCACATCATTTTGTGTAGGCCTGATACGCGAAAGGGAAGTGAACATAGAAGCCCGTGGGGAAGGAAAATGGTGTGTTTACAGAGGCGGCTATGTTTTGACTCGCAAAGGGAAATGGGAATATGAGCCGTTGCCATCATCTCGCACTCAGAGTTTCTACGATAATACTCGCTTCACGCTGGAAGAAGCATTTGAACGGGCCAACGCTGTAATAAAAGAATTCAGGAAATAGCCATGAACGCGAAGCCGCTCTTTCTGCCCCTCATGCGCCGATACTTTGAAGCCTTCGTGCGCGGCGAAAAGCACACCGAGTTTCGCCAGGTATCGAAGCGGTGGAACCTGGACAAAGTAACCGTTGGCCGCCCTGTTACCCTATCCAGCGGTTACGGCAGCCACAGCCGCCTACAGGGTGTTGTAGAGTCCGTAAAAGTGGCCCATTCAAGCACCCTGCCGGAAGAAGATCGGACGGCGGTTCTAGAGTGCTACGGGGGCGACGTAGAATTGATTTGTATAGGTATCAAAATAGACCGACAGGAGGCGTAACCATGCAGACCCAACCCGCAACCACTACAGCAAGCCAGAACGGTACACAGGATCGCCTCTTGAGACTTCCCGAGGTCTTGAGTAAGGTTCCTTTCAGCCGGGCGACCCTCTACCGCCGCATTGAAAACGGCGAGTTCCCCGCCCCCAAAAAAGACGGCCACATATCCTTCTGGCACCTTTCGGCCATAAACGCCTGGATTGAAGCCAAGAAAAACGGGCTTGACAACTAACCCCAGCATCACACCAAAGCCTTCTTCAATAGCCTCCACCGTTTCGGTAGAGGCTTTTTTTGCTACTCTGCACAACTTGACGCAGCAGACATAAAAAGACAATAAGCACATATATTTTCGACCACACCAAGGCGGACAACATGAACACCAGTCAAAAAATAGCACTTTTTGCTGTTATTGTTACGATCATCGGCATCACCATCGCAGAAACTAGCAAGTATTGCGATAGAGCCAACGAAAGCTACATTGCAAGCCTTAAGCATGACATTGATATGTACGAAAAATTTGAAAAGTTTAACATTCCGAAGACACTAAACACCCTAAACACAACCCTTACAGAACTAGAGAAAAATGCAAAAAATATAAATGACTATACAGATACAATAAACAAGAACAAAGAATTGGAAATTAAAAACAAAACCTTATCATCTGATATTGAGAAGTTTAAACAAGAAAATATAGAGTTAAATAAAAAAATTGAAGCACTAGAAGAAAAATACAACAGACTGATGTCTGAAAATGAAAACTTCACCCTCAAAAACAACCAGTCAAGAACACTTTTGGGCGGAGAAATAGCTGTGGGACTATCAAGAGCATCTCAAGCACTTGAAATTGCTACCGTGACAATAAACAACAAAACCCATGAGCTACGCGCTGGGCAATCCGTTTCATTAGAACTCTCTGGAAAACGCTGCACGACTGTCCTCAAGGGGATTGGATATGACAGTGCTGGCTTTGAATTCTTCTGCAAACCAATCCCCCCAAAATCTCACCAGTAAAACCGGGGGTACATATGGGGGTACATTTCCAGATGTTCAAAAAAATATTCATTTAAATAAGTCGATTATGCGTCAAATGTGGTGGACGCCGCCTCCACCATTCAAGGAATTTATAGGGTTTCACGCCGTCTCACCAGACCGTGAAACCCTTTCCTTTTGTACTGCCGCGCAAGCAATCGCCTACGCCCCCGCTGCCCCAAAACGGCCAGGGCCAATACACCCGCAGCTGTTCAATAAAAAAGGGAGGAACAACCGTTCCTCCCTTCATAATCATCGAAGCCTGATTACTTTGCAGCTTCTGCCGGCAGTTCGCGAAAGACCATAGTGCCGCTGTCATAAGGCAACATCAGGTAGAGTTTGCCGTTTTCAACATAAAACGACTGCGCCCGGTGCAAATCGCGCATGTACACCATATCCTGCGTGTCAGGAGGGCAGGCCATACGGGTTGAGAACATGTTACCGAACGTAATCTTCCCTTCTTCAAGGACATACACGCCGCCACCACGGTTGCAATCAAAGCGCATCTGCGCCCTGCTCTCGTCCGTAAGCAGCATGGTGTAGCGTTCGGAATCAGCTGCCACGATGGTTTCGACGGGTGTTATGGTAGATTCCCACCCCCAAACCTTCCCCACAACCTCTTCCGGAGCAGCCTCGCGGCCATCCTTTTGCTTTGAGAAATACGAGCCACACGCCGTAAGCATGAATATGCTCAGGGCAACACAGAGCAACGTCAGTACACGATTCCACTTCATATTCTTCTCCTGATAGTCACATTCAGGATTTGGCTCACCACCGGACACGTTGCATCCGGCAATCATCACACACCTGCGGGATGAGAGCGGCAAAGCGGAGAGCAAGCAATATGGCGCTGTCCTTTTCCGCTTTCTTCTCACAATCTCATGCGCAGCACGCCGCGCCTGCACAAGCTCTGGCACAACAGCCCACGTGCAAAAACGAACAGTATCAAGCCAAACCCAATTTACTTCTCCTTGTTCAGCTTCAAAGCGAGCCGAACTGACAGAAATGAGTTTGAACCATACATCAAATCCGCCCCACAGGCACCAACGTTTGTTTTAAAAGATGTAAATCACCATCCCGCATTCATGGGCAGCGCCTCTTCAAGGCGCGCCCCAGCACTGCAGCGGGGATTCAAAACAGCTCTCCCGTCAACAGCCTGATCCACAGCATATCGCAAATCCTCAAGAAAGGAGATCTGCGTTTCCCGCAACAGCGGCTCATCATCAATAACTATGAGCAAAACCCCATCTCACACACTCCACAAATCGGATATGTCCGGGTCATCCTCTCTTCCGGCTTCTCCAGAGAAAACGCTCTCGAAGAAATGCGCAAGGAAGGCGTATGCACTTTCATTGAAAAGCCATACCAGATAGACACGCTCACCAAAGCCCTTGATAAGGTCATTGATCCCGGTACCACCTGACGACCACGAAAACAAAACAGCCTGCACCGGAACCGATGCAGGCTGAAATATCCATGACTATGTTAAGCTATCCCTTTGCGC
This region of Desulfovibrio subterraneus genomic DNA includes:
- a CDS encoding S24 family peptidase encodes the protein MSDRYAQISSLAWAQILDRLKALRDSGETYQAIGRRMGVQRGSVQNWIDGLRSGERVSFADMLRYLDSLQIPIDSILKGLPTEVPPLKNTQIKNLRPNAQADPAFIMSGEAPLNSIGAVVNVYATAGAGLALDNQTDTPLAQISIPAKYVRPSLLVVIVEGDSMEPTIKKGAYVGIDHSAEKLIQGEVYGVNLPYEGVVLKRVYFDHSSDSLVLKSDNQKHSDIRLPIENREGLIIGKAIWVMQDL
- a CDS encoding AAA family ATPase, producing the protein MITSIRLINWKSFADAKLYIDPITTIIGVNASGKSNILDALEFLRRTSSGVSIDSALSGSGDGGLPPLRGNIGWAARKGHNIFGIEAEIETDNNNFIYSISVYTKEKVVRIHEETLYDTTAKTNVFKLKSISGKIKLFMLGAELGDADFENESALSTLHKTKGLLTPKEYIKSINTIQSLLSSIFPFKPMHNSMRSIAPISDQYRYDGSNIAGFIAGHKNKTNIERQLSKYATKFPEGDITKVWTEFIGINKEKAELYCNESFGNTTNTVDANNMSDGTLRFLAILVAMLTAPEHSLVAIEEIDNGLHPSRSELLINSLKEIGSKRKVDVIIITHNPALLNFLGPEAIPFISVVHRKHSGESTITLLEDVDQLPKLMASGPIGTIVSQGKLQKALRNQEDAR
- a CDS encoding helix-turn-helix transcriptional regulator, yielding MQTQPATTTASQNGTQDRLLRLPEVLSKVPFSRATLYRRIENGEFPAPKKDGHISFWHLSAINAWIEAKKNGLDN
- a CDS encoding META domain-containing protein; this encodes MKWNRVLTLLCVALSIFMLTACGSYFSKQKDGREAAPEEVVGKVWGWESTITPVETIVAADSERYTMLLTDESRAQMRFDCNRGGGVYVLEEGKITFGNMFSTRMACPPDTQDMVYMRDLHRAQSFYVENGKLYLMLPYDSGTMVFRELPAEAAK